From the genome of Polyodon spathula isolate WHYD16114869_AA chromosome 14, ASM1765450v1, whole genome shotgun sequence, one region includes:
- the dnajc6 gene encoding putative tyrosine-protein phosphatase auxilin isoform X5: MSLLGGYKKKTGYDGYESLQLVDSSGDFNNGERAGNTQGENSTEARLAAKGSPARQEDCSTMDSSDMEASPGGGLLDIVKGGAGRLFSNLKDNLKDTLKDTSSKVMQSVASYTKGELDISYITSRVIVMSYPAEAVEIGYRNHIEDVRSFLDSRHMDHYTVFNLSQKLYRTARFHNRVSECSWPSRQAPSLHNLFAVCKNMHNFLQQNPKNVCVIHCMDGRAPSGVLVCAMFCFCHLFNNPLPAIQLLNSKRPGSGLWPSHRRYIDYVCRMVSEKPTLPHCKALIIKSVTMSPVPSFNKQRTGCRPFCDILIGETKIFSTAQEYERMREHRVMEGKVMIPLGVSVHGDVVVSVFHMRSTIGGRLQAKLTNTQIFQLQFHTGFIAPGTTVLKFTKPELDACDSPDKYPQLFHVVLEVEVEAADKQMDLTSPWEHFPTKDLSPSILFSCHQEHQDALAVGDPSKGHPSTEDKVALVHEDSEPSDDELLSLSSQQSNTGNEKQPPQQKQGTPKSSKRQEAQPTPAPAPPPPPAEDVDLLGLDGGLGDKAFAGQPQPPPTNADLLSDLFGASTPASPSHRPQPDSKPASTQSTPRKAAPSSSPCPSPAFDAFGSGPIPAGQEFLGSFLGPGRTSPVPPTTPTVNIQQPNLIGGWEWSKPVPAGGFGMGSKSACTSPTGSLHSTPTHQSKPQTLDPFADIGALGVNLGGGSGFSSKPTTPTGTGGSFPPMGSPQKPSPQHTAGGSWQQNSGYSWQQGGSSRQPQQGKPAPPPMPHSSPQNRPNYNVSFSANTSGKSPASFGTKPKMQHANFDDLLSSQGFSSAKDKKGPRTIAEMRKEEMAKEMDPEKLKLLDWIEGKERNIRALLSTMHTVLWEGETKWKQVGMADLVTPEQVKKVYRKAVLVVHPDKATGQPYEQYAKMIFIELNDAWSEFESQGLNPLY, translated from the exons ATGAGCCTGCTCGGTGGCTACAAGAAAAAGACTGGTTATGATGGGTATGAATCTTTACAGCTGGTCGACAGCAGCGGTGACTTCAATAACGGGGAGAGAGCCGGCAACACACAGGGCGAGAACTCGACGGAAGCACGGCTAGCAGCTAAAGGAAGCCCAGCCAGACAGGAGGACTGCAGTACCATGGACAGCTCAG ATATGGAGGCCAGTCCTGGGGGTGGGCTGCTGGACATTGTGAAAGGAGGGGCAGGGAGACTGTTCAGCAACCTGAAGGACAACCTGAAAGACACCCTGAAGGACACCTCTTCCAAAGTGATGCAATCAGTAGCAAG TTACACAAAGGGAGAATTGGACATTTCTTATATCACCTCACGGgttatag TGATGTCATACCCTGCCGAGGCTGTAGAGATTGGATACAGGAACCATATTGAAGATGTCCGATCGTTCCTAGACTCCAGGCACATGGATCACTACACAGTCTTCAATCTGTCACAGAAACTGTACCGCACTGCCAGGTTTCACAACAGG GTGTCCGAGTGCAGCTGGCCCTCCAGACAAGCTCCTAGTTTACACAACCTGTTTGCTGTGTGTAAGAATATGCACAATTTTTTACAACAGAACCCCAAGAACGTCTGCGTCATTCACTGCATG GATGGCCGAGCTCCCTCAGGCGTTCTGGTCTGTGCAATGTTCTGCTTCTGTCACCTCTTCAACAATCCGCTTCCTGCTATTCAGTTACTGAACTCCAAGAGACCCGGCTCTGGGCTTTGGCCTTcacacaggag ATACATAGATTATGTCTGCAGGATGGTGTCTGAGAAACCCACACTGCCTCACTGCAAGGCTCTCATTATCAAGTCCGTCACTATGAGCCCTGTCCCGAGCTTCAACAAACAACGCACTGGTTGTCGACCTTTCTGTGACATCCTCATTGGAGAAACAAAGATATTCTCAACAGCACAGGAGTATGAGAGAATGAG GGAGCACAGAGTCATGGAAGGGAAGGTGATGATTCCTCTGGGGGTCAGTGTGCACGGGGATGTGGTTGTTTCAGTCTTTCACATGAGATCCACTATTGGAGGAAGACTTCAGGCCAAG tTGACAAACACACAGATATTCCAGTTACAGTTTCATACTGGATTCATTGCTCCTGGAACGACAGTGCTAAAGTTTACAAA ACCCGAGCTGGATGCCTGTGATTCCCCGGATAAGTACCCTCAGCTGTTCCACGTGGTGCTGGAGGTTGAGGTGGAGGCTGCCGATAAGCAAATGGACCTGACCTCCCCCTGGGAGCACTTCCCCACCAAGGATCTCAGTCCCAGCATCCTTTTCTCCTGCCACCAGGAGCACCAGGACGCACTGGCGGTAGGAG ATCCCAGTAAGGGCCACCCCAGCACTGAAGACAAAGTGGCGCTGGTGCATGAAGACAGCGAACCCTCTGACGACGAGCTCCTGTCTCTCTCCAGCCAGCAGAGCAACACCGGCAACGAGAAGCAGCCTCCACAGCAGAAGCAGGGCACACCGAAGAGCAGCAAGAGGCAGGAGGCCCAGCCCACTCCCGCGCCCGCACCCCCTCCACCGCCCGCTGAAGACGTGGACCTCCTGGGTCTGGACGGGGGTCTGGGGGACAAGGCCTTCGCCGGACAGCCGCAGCCGCCCCCCACCAACGCGGACCTGCTGAGCGACCTGTTCGGAGCGAGCACCCCAGCCTCGCCCTCCCACAGGCCTCAACCAGACAGCAAGCCGGCGTCCACTCAGTCCACCCCCAGGAAGGCAGCCCCATCCTCGTCCCCCTGCCCCTCGCCAG CTTTTGATGCATTTGGATCCGGTCCTATCCCGGCTGGGCAGGAGTTTCTGGGATCGTTTCTCGGGCCAG GCAGGACCTCCCCTGTTCCTCCCACAACCCCAACTGTGAATATCCAGCAACCAAACTTGATAGGAGGCTGGGAATGGAGCAAACCCGTGCCAGCAG GGGGGTTTGGAATGGGAAGCAAGTCTGCATGCACCAGTCCTACAGGGTCTCTCCACAGCACACCTACCCACCAATCCAAACCACAGACCCTGGACCCCTTCGCTGACATCGGGGCCCTTGGGGTCAATTTAGGAG GTGGCTCAGGATTCTCCAGCAAGCCCACCACACCCACTGGGACCGGGGGATCATTTCCACCAATGGGATCACCACAGAAGCCATCTCCCCAGCACACAGCGGGAGGGTCCTGGCAGCAGAACTCGGGTTACTCCTGGCAACAGGGGGGATCATCAAGGCAACCCCAGCAGGGTAAACCCGCCCCGCCACCCATGCCCCACTCCTCTCCACAGAACAGGCCTAACTACAATGTGAGCTTCAGTGCTAACACCAGCGGGAAATCACCGGCCAGCTTCG GAACAAAGCCAAAAATGCAACATGCTAACTTTGATGACCTGCTGTCTAGCCAAGGATTTTCATCCGCCAAGGACAAGAAAGGGCCCCGGACAATAGCAGAGATGAGAAAGGAGGAAATGGCCAAGGAAATGGACCCAGAGAAGCTAAAG CTCCTTGACTGGATCGAGGGGAAGGAGAGGAACATCCGAGCCCTGCTGTCCACCATGCACACTGTGCTCTGGGAGGGGGAGACCAAGTGGAAACAAGTGGGCATGGCAGACCTGGTCACCCCCGAGCAAGTGAAGAAGGTCTATCGCAAAGCGGTGCTCGTGGTCCACCCAGATAAA GCTACTGGACAGCCGTATGAACAATATGCCAAGATgatttttattgaattaaatgaCGCTTGGTCAGAATTTGAAAGCCAAGGACTGAACCCATTGTATTAA
- the dnajc6 gene encoding putative tyrosine-protein phosphatase auxilin isoform X4 yields the protein MDSSGTSSPDMEASPGGGLLDIVKGGAGRLFSNLKDNLKDTLKDTSSKVMQSVASYTKGELDISYITSRVIEIHKVMSYPAEAVEIGYRNHIEDVRSFLDSRHMDHYTVFNLSQKLYRTARFHNRVSECSWPSRQAPSLHNLFAVCKNMHNFLQQNPKNVCVIHCMSKDGRAPSGVLVCAMFCFCHLFNNPLPAIQLLNSKRPGSGLWPSHRRYIDYVCRMVSEKPTLPHCKALIIKSVTMSPVPSFNKQRTGCRPFCDILIGETKIFSTAQEYERMREHRVMEGKVMIPLGVSVHGDVVVSVFHMRSTIGGRLQAKLTNTQIFQLQFHTGFIAPGTTVLKFTKPELDACDSPDKYPQLFHVVLEVEVEAADKQMDLTSPWEHFPTKDLSPSILFSCHQEHQDALAVGDPSKGHPSTEDKVALVHEDSEPSDDELLSLSSQQSNTGNEKQPPQQKQGTPKSSKRQEAQPTPAPAPPPPPAEDVDLLGLDGGLGDKAFAGQPQPPPTNADLLSDLFGASTPASPSHRPQPDSKPASTQSTPRKAAPSSSPCPSPAFDAFGSGPIPAGQEFLGSFLGPGNAGQSDPFLHVTRSPSPTPQSTGSDPFHMGRTSPVPPTTPTVNIQQPNLIGGWEWSKPVPAGGFGMGSKSACTSPTGSLHSTPTHQSKPQTLDPFADIGALGVNLGGGSGFSSKPTTPTGTGGSFPPMGSPQKPSPQHTAGGSWQQNSGYSWQQGGSSRQPQQGKPAPPPMPHSSPQNRPNYNVSFSANTSGKSPASFGTKPKMQHANFDDLLSSQGFSSAKDKKGPRTIAEMRKEEMAKEMDPEKLKLLDWIEGKERNIRALLSTMHTVLWEGETKWKQVGMADLVTPEQVKKVYRKAVLVVHPDKATGQPYEQYAKMIFIELNDAWSEFESQGLNPLY from the exons ATGGACAGCTCAG GGACTTCATCTCCAGATATGGAGGCCAGTCCTGGGGGTGGGCTGCTGGACATTGTGAAAGGAGGGGCAGGGAGACTGTTCAGCAACCTGAAGGACAACCTGAAAGACACCCTGAAGGACACCTCTTCCAAAGTGATGCAATCAGTAGCAAG TTACACAAAGGGAGAATTGGACATTTCTTATATCACCTCACGGgttatag AGATTCATAAAG TGATGTCATACCCTGCCGAGGCTGTAGAGATTGGATACAGGAACCATATTGAAGATGTCCGATCGTTCCTAGACTCCAGGCACATGGATCACTACACAGTCTTCAATCTGTCACAGAAACTGTACCGCACTGCCAGGTTTCACAACAGG GTGTCCGAGTGCAGCTGGCCCTCCAGACAAGCTCCTAGTTTACACAACCTGTTTGCTGTGTGTAAGAATATGCACAATTTTTTACAACAGAACCCCAAGAACGTCTGCGTCATTCACTGCATG TCTAAGGATGGCCGAGCTCCCTCAGGCGTTCTGGTCTGTGCAATGTTCTGCTTCTGTCACCTCTTCAACAATCCGCTTCCTGCTATTCAGTTACTGAACTCCAAGAGACCCGGCTCTGGGCTTTGGCCTTcacacaggag ATACATAGATTATGTCTGCAGGATGGTGTCTGAGAAACCCACACTGCCTCACTGCAAGGCTCTCATTATCAAGTCCGTCACTATGAGCCCTGTCCCGAGCTTCAACAAACAACGCACTGGTTGTCGACCTTTCTGTGACATCCTCATTGGAGAAACAAAGATATTCTCAACAGCACAGGAGTATGAGAGAATGAG GGAGCACAGAGTCATGGAAGGGAAGGTGATGATTCCTCTGGGGGTCAGTGTGCACGGGGATGTGGTTGTTTCAGTCTTTCACATGAGATCCACTATTGGAGGAAGACTTCAGGCCAAG tTGACAAACACACAGATATTCCAGTTACAGTTTCATACTGGATTCATTGCTCCTGGAACGACAGTGCTAAAGTTTACAAA ACCCGAGCTGGATGCCTGTGATTCCCCGGATAAGTACCCTCAGCTGTTCCACGTGGTGCTGGAGGTTGAGGTGGAGGCTGCCGATAAGCAAATGGACCTGACCTCCCCCTGGGAGCACTTCCCCACCAAGGATCTCAGTCCCAGCATCCTTTTCTCCTGCCACCAGGAGCACCAGGACGCACTGGCGGTAGGAG ATCCCAGTAAGGGCCACCCCAGCACTGAAGACAAAGTGGCGCTGGTGCATGAAGACAGCGAACCCTCTGACGACGAGCTCCTGTCTCTCTCCAGCCAGCAGAGCAACACCGGCAACGAGAAGCAGCCTCCACAGCAGAAGCAGGGCACACCGAAGAGCAGCAAGAGGCAGGAGGCCCAGCCCACTCCCGCGCCCGCACCCCCTCCACCGCCCGCTGAAGACGTGGACCTCCTGGGTCTGGACGGGGGTCTGGGGGACAAGGCCTTCGCCGGACAGCCGCAGCCGCCCCCCACCAACGCGGACCTGCTGAGCGACCTGTTCGGAGCGAGCACCCCAGCCTCGCCCTCCCACAGGCCTCAACCAGACAGCAAGCCGGCGTCCACTCAGTCCACCCCCAGGAAGGCAGCCCCATCCTCGTCCCCCTGCCCCTCGCCAG CTTTTGATGCATTTGGATCCGGTCCTATCCCGGCTGGGCAGGAGTTTCTGGGATCGTTTCTCGGGCCAGGTAATGCTGGACAGAGTGACCCTTTCCTGCATGTGACCCGGTCCCCCTCCCCCACACCACAGAGCACAGGCAGTGACCCGTTTCACATGG GCAGGACCTCCCCTGTTCCTCCCACAACCCCAACTGTGAATATCCAGCAACCAAACTTGATAGGAGGCTGGGAATGGAGCAAACCCGTGCCAGCAG GGGGGTTTGGAATGGGAAGCAAGTCTGCATGCACCAGTCCTACAGGGTCTCTCCACAGCACACCTACCCACCAATCCAAACCACAGACCCTGGACCCCTTCGCTGACATCGGGGCCCTTGGGGTCAATTTAGGAG GTGGCTCAGGATTCTCCAGCAAGCCCACCACACCCACTGGGACCGGGGGATCATTTCCACCAATGGGATCACCACAGAAGCCATCTCCCCAGCACACAGCGGGAGGGTCCTGGCAGCAGAACTCGGGTTACTCCTGGCAACAGGGGGGATCATCAAGGCAACCCCAGCAGGGTAAACCCGCCCCGCCACCCATGCCCCACTCCTCTCCACAGAACAGGCCTAACTACAATGTGAGCTTCAGTGCTAACACCAGCGGGAAATCACCGGCCAGCTTCG GAACAAAGCCAAAAATGCAACATGCTAACTTTGATGACCTGCTGTCTAGCCAAGGATTTTCATCCGCCAAGGACAAGAAAGGGCCCCGGACAATAGCAGAGATGAGAAAGGAGGAAATGGCCAAGGAAATGGACCCAGAGAAGCTAAAG CTCCTTGACTGGATCGAGGGGAAGGAGAGGAACATCCGAGCCCTGCTGTCCACCATGCACACTGTGCTCTGGGAGGGGGAGACCAAGTGGAAACAAGTGGGCATGGCAGACCTGGTCACCCCCGAGCAAGTGAAGAAGGTCTATCGCAAAGCGGTGCTCGTGGTCCACCCAGATAAA GCTACTGGACAGCCGTATGAACAATATGCCAAGATgatttttattgaattaaatgaCGCTTGGTCAGAATTTGAAAGCCAAGGACTGAACCCATTGTATTAA